Proteins from one Procambarus clarkii isolate CNS0578487 chromosome 8, FALCON_Pclarkii_2.0, whole genome shotgun sequence genomic window:
- the LOC138360003 gene encoding neurofilament heavy polypeptide-like, with protein sequence MKSTVSMKSTVSMKSIVSMKSAVSMKSTVSMISTVSMKSTVSMKTTVNIESMRSKVTMKSIVSMRSTVSMRSIVSMKSTVTLKSRASMKGIVTMKSIMTMRSTMSMKSIANVKSTVSMRRTASMKSTVSMKSTVSIKGTVSMKSTVSLNSTASIKSTVSMRSTESMKSTVSMKSAVSIKSIVSMKSTVTMKSTVSIKSIVSLKSTVTMKSTVIMNSIVIKKSTVSMRSTVSMKSTVIMKSTVSMKSTVIMKSIVTMKSIVITKSIVSIRSTVIMKSTVNHEEHSDHEEHSDQEEHSEHEEHSEHKDHSDYEEHSEHEEHKAHEEHSDHEEHSDHEEHSEHKEQSEHEEHSDYEEHSEHEEHSKQEEHSEHEEYNDQEEHSEHEEYSEH encoded by the coding sequence atgaagagcacagtcagcatgaagagcacagtgagcatgaagagcatagtgagcatgaagagtgcagtgagcatgaagagcacagtgagcatgattagcacagtgagcatgaagagtacagtgagcatgaagaccaCAGTGAACATAGAGAGCATGAGGAGTAAAGTGACTATGAAGAGCATAGTGAGCAtgaggagcacagtgagcatgaggagCATAGTTAGCATGAAGAGCACGGTGACACTGAAGAGCAGAGCGAGCATGAAGGGCATAGTGACCATGAAGAGCATAATGACCATGAGGAGCACaatgagcatgaagagcatagcgaacgtgaagagcacagtgagcatgaggagAACAgcgagcatgaagagcacagtgagcatgaagagcacagtgagcataaAGGGCACAGTGAGCATGAAAAGCACAGTGAGCCTGAATAGCACAGCGAGCAtaaagagcacagtgagcatgaggagcacagagagcatgaagagcacagtgagcatgaagagcgcaGTGAGCATAAAGAgcatagtgagcatgaagagtacagtgaccatgaagagcacagtgagcataaAGAGCATAGTGAGCTTGAAGAGCACAGTGACCATGAAAAGCACAGTGATCATGAACAGCATAGTGATcaagaagagcacagtgagcatgaggagcacagtgagcatgaagagcacagtgatcatgaagagcacagtgagcatgaagagcacagtgatcatgaagagcatagtgaccATGAAGAGCATAGTGATCACGAAGAGCATAGTGAGCATAAGGAGCACAGTGATCATGAAGAGCACAGTAaatcatgaagagcacagtgatcatgaagagcatagtgatcaagaagagcacagtgagcatgaagagcacagtgagcataaAGATCATAGTGATTATGAAGAgcatagtgagcatgaagagcataaagcgcatgaagagcacagtgaccatgaagagcacagtgaccatgaagagcacagtgagcataaAGAGcaaagtgagcatgaagagcacagtgattatgaggagcacagtgagcatgaggagCACAGTAAGCAAGAAGAgcatagtgagcatgaagagtacaATGACcaggaagagcacagtgagcatgaagagtacaGTGAGCATTAA